In Paraburkholderia bryophila, a single genomic region encodes these proteins:
- the edd gene encoding phosphogluconate dehydratase, giving the protein MVSPHSQLLKVTQRVIERSKPTREAYLARIHQAQGKFPARGALSCANLAHGFAGLEGNDKLVIKQIREPNIGIVSSYNEMLSAHAPYKNYPDIIKQAARENGGVAQFAGGVPAMCDGITQGNAGMELSLFSREVIAMSTAVALTHNMFDAALCLGICDKIVPGLLIGALQFGHLPTIFVPAGPMGSGLSNDDKAKTRQLFATGQCDRGALLEAEAAAYHSHGTCTFYGTANSNQMLMEVMGLHLPSSAFVHPHTPLRDALTAQAARRVLDLTVERGNYTPIGHVVDEKAVVNGIVALLATGGSTNHTLHLVAIARAAGIVIDWDDFDTLSQAVPLLAKIYPNGKADVNHFHAAGGVAFLVRNLLEGGLLHEDVNTVAGKGLHHYTEEPKLLDGKLEWVPGAQVSEDTTVLRGIKEPFQPDGGLRLMQGKLGRGVIKISAVAAQHRKVKAPAIVFDSQEAVQEAFDKGELKRDFIAVVRFQGARANGMPELHRLTPLLGVLQDQGFHVALVTDGRMSGASGKVPAVIHLSPEALLQGLIGKVRTGDMLVIDADAGVLDVEIDAAEWAARPNAVPQHQAENEVGFGRELFGVFRAAAAPAEQGASVFGAMVGERPAHHAAHAKVHSETHTSTTQAS; this is encoded by the coding sequence ATGGTTTCCCCGCATTCGCAATTGTTGAAAGTCACGCAACGTGTGATCGAGCGCAGCAAGCCCACGCGCGAGGCCTACCTGGCCCGCATCCATCAGGCGCAGGGCAAGTTCCCGGCGCGCGGCGCGCTCTCATGCGCCAACCTGGCTCACGGCTTCGCGGGTCTGGAAGGCAACGACAAGCTCGTCATCAAGCAGATTCGCGAGCCGAACATCGGCATCGTGTCGTCGTACAACGAGATGCTGTCGGCCCACGCGCCGTACAAAAACTACCCGGACATCATCAAGCAGGCCGCGCGCGAAAACGGCGGCGTCGCGCAATTCGCGGGCGGCGTGCCGGCCATGTGCGACGGCATCACGCAAGGCAACGCGGGCATGGAGCTGTCGCTGTTCTCGCGCGAAGTGATCGCGATGAGCACGGCGGTGGCGCTCACCCACAACATGTTCGACGCGGCGCTGTGCCTCGGCATCTGCGACAAGATCGTGCCGGGTCTGCTGATCGGCGCGCTGCAATTCGGCCATCTGCCGACCATCTTCGTGCCGGCCGGCCCGATGGGCAGCGGCCTCTCGAACGACGACAAAGCCAAGACGCGGCAACTCTTCGCCACCGGCCAGTGCGACCGCGGCGCGCTGCTCGAAGCGGAAGCCGCCGCGTATCACAGCCATGGCACCTGCACCTTCTACGGCACCGCGAACAGCAATCAGATGCTGATGGAAGTGATGGGCCTGCATCTGCCGAGTTCGGCCTTCGTGCATCCGCACACGCCGCTGCGCGACGCGCTGACCGCGCAAGCCGCGCGCCGCGTGCTCGACCTGACGGTGGAGCGCGGTAACTACACGCCGATCGGCCATGTGGTCGACGAGAAGGCAGTCGTCAACGGCATCGTCGCGTTGCTGGCCACGGGCGGTTCGACCAATCACACGCTGCACCTGGTCGCGATTGCACGCGCGGCGGGCATCGTGATTGACTGGGACGACTTCGACACGCTGTCGCAAGCGGTGCCGCTGCTCGCCAAGATCTATCCGAACGGCAAGGCGGACGTGAATCACTTCCACGCCGCGGGAGGCGTCGCGTTCCTGGTGCGCAATCTGCTGGAAGGCGGCTTGCTGCACGAAGACGTCAACACCGTCGCGGGCAAGGGCCTGCATCACTACACCGAAGAGCCGAAGCTGCTCGACGGCAAGCTCGAATGGGTGCCGGGCGCGCAGGTGAGCGAAGACACGACCGTGCTGCGCGGCATCAAGGAGCCGTTCCAGCCGGACGGCGGCTTGCGTCTGATGCAAGGCAAGCTCGGCCGCGGCGTGATCAAGATTTCGGCGGTGGCGGCGCAGCATCGCAAGGTCAAGGCGCCGGCGATCGTGTTCGATTCGCAGGAAGCGGTGCAAGAAGCCTTCGACAAAGGCGAACTGAAGCGCGACTTCATCGCCGTGGTGCGCTTCCAGGGCGCGCGGGCAAACGGCATGCCTGAGCTGCATCGTTTGACGCCGCTGCTCGGTGTGTTGCAGGATCAAGGTTTCCATGTCGCGCTGGTCACCGACGGTCGCATGTCGGGCGCGTCGGGCAAGGTGCCGGCGGTGATTCATCTGTCGCCGGAAGCGCTGCTGCAAGGGCTGATCGGCAAGGTGCGCACAGGCGACATGCTGGTGATCGACGCCGATGCCGGCGTGCTCGACGTCGAGATCGACGCAGCCGAATGGGCGGCGCGTCCCAATGCCGTGCCGCAACATCAGGCGGAAAACGAAGTCGGCTTCGGCCGTGAACTGTTCGGTGTGTTCCGTGCGGCGGCCGCGCCGGCGGAGCAGGGCGCTTCGGTGTTCGGCGCGATGGTGGGCGAGCGTCCGGCTCACCACGCCGCCCACGCGAAAGTGCACAGCGAAACCCATACAAGCACCACTCAAGCCAGCTAA
- a CDS encoding GntT/GntP/DsdX family permease, with protein MGATHGSLLLVFGVIAIALLILLITRYKVYPFLVLIIVSLLLGLASGMPMATIVKSFETGNGNTLGHIAIVVGLGTMLGKMMAESGGAERIATTLIDWFGEKHIHWAMMVVAIIVGLPVFFEVGFVLLIPIAFNVAKRTNKSLLLVGLPMVAGLSVVHGLIPPHPAAMLAVQAYHADIGKTIAYGLIVGIPTAIVAGPLFALLISRYIKLPKDNALAAQFLGGGAAAGAVAGAGAGANDTAKTGAQNTAPKRELPSFGITLFTVLLPVILMLIGSWADLITEPKTLPNDLLRFIGNSDVALLIAVLVSFWTFGASRGFTREQIQKFCGDCLAPIAGITLIVGAGGGFGRVLMDSGISKEIVNVATSVHMSPLLFGWLVAALIRLATGSATVAMTTACGIVAPIAAAGGVQVQPELLVLATGSGSLIFSHVNDGGFWLIKEYFGMTVGQTFKTWSLLETIISLMGLGLTFALAAVV; from the coding sequence ATGGGAGCTACCCACGGCAGCCTGCTGCTGGTCTTCGGCGTGATCGCCATCGCCTTGCTGATCCTGCTGATCACGCGCTACAAGGTTTATCCGTTCCTTGTCCTCATTATCGTGTCGCTGCTGCTGGGGCTCGCCTCCGGCATGCCGATGGCGACCATCGTCAAATCGTTCGAAACCGGTAACGGCAATACGCTCGGGCACATTGCGATCGTCGTCGGCCTGGGCACCATGCTCGGCAAGATGATGGCCGAATCGGGCGGCGCCGAGCGCATTGCCACGACGCTGATCGACTGGTTCGGCGAGAAGCATATTCACTGGGCGATGATGGTCGTCGCGATCATCGTCGGCTTGCCGGTGTTCTTCGAAGTTGGCTTCGTGCTGCTGATTCCGATCGCTTTCAATGTCGCCAAGCGCACCAATAAATCGCTGCTGCTGGTCGGCCTGCCGATGGTCGCGGGTCTGTCAGTCGTGCATGGTCTGATTCCGCCGCACCCGGCCGCGATGCTCGCGGTGCAGGCGTATCACGCGGATATCGGCAAGACGATTGCCTATGGGCTGATCGTCGGCATTCCGACGGCGATCGTCGCGGGTCCGTTGTTCGCGTTGCTGATCAGCCGTTATATCAAGCTGCCGAAAGATAATGCGCTTGCCGCGCAGTTTCTCGGCGGCGGAGCAGCAGCAGGTGCGGTTGCGGGCGCAGGTGCCGGCGCCAACGACACCGCGAAAACCGGCGCACAGAACACCGCGCCGAAACGCGAACTGCCGAGCTTCGGCATCACCCTGTTCACGGTCCTGTTGCCGGTGATTCTGATGCTGATCGGCAGTTGGGCCGATCTCATCACCGAGCCGAAGACCTTGCCGAACGATCTGCTGCGCTTCATCGGCAATTCGGATGTCGCGCTGTTGATCGCCGTGCTGGTCAGCTTCTGGACTTTCGGTGCGAGCCGTGGCTTCACGCGCGAGCAGATCCAGAAGTTCTGCGGCGACTGTCTTGCGCCGATCGCGGGCATTACGCTGATCGTCGGCGCGGGCGGTGGTTTCGGTCGCGTGCTGATGGACAGCGGTATTTCCAAAGAGATCGTCAATGTGGCCACGTCGGTCCATATGTCGCCGCTGCTGTTCGGCTGGCTGGTCGCCGCGCTGATCCGTCTCGCGACGGGTTCGGCCACGGTCGCCATGACCACCGCGTGCGGCATCGTCGCGCCGATCGCGGCGGCGGGCGGCGTGCAGGTTCAGCCGGAATTGCTGGTGCTGGCCACCGGCTCGGGGTCGCTGATCTTCTCGCATGTGAACGACGGCGGCTTCTGGCTGATCAAGGAATACTTCGGTATGACGGTGGGGCAGACCTTCAAGACATGGTCGCTCCTCGAGACCATCATCTCGCTGATGGGGTTGGGTTTGACCTTCGCACTCGCGGCGGTCGTGTAA
- the purB gene encoding adenylosuccinate lyase, whose translation MSDTRPDTLFALNALSPLDGRYASKTEALREWLSEAAFMRNRVTVEIHWLIALSHAGFAEVPRFSEASEQFLLQLAERFTAHDAARIKDIERVTNHDVKAVEYWLKESVKGQEELERASEFIHFACTSEDINNTSHGLMLAGAREHVILPALRSVHQRLVALAHAHAEQPMLSRTHGQPASPTTLGKEMANVAARLERAIDRIAKVELLGKMNGAVGNFNAHLSAYPEFDWEGFSRDVVEQRLKLTFNPYTIQIEPHDYMAELFDAVSRANTILLDLDRDVWGYISVGYFKQRTKAGEIGSSTMPHKVNPIDFENSEGNLGLANATLRHLSDKLPVSRWQRDLTDSTVLRNIGVAFGYSLLAYDSLIRGLDKLEVNAQRLNEDLDNCWEVLAEPVQTVMRVYGIENPYEQLKELTRGKGITREALQTFVSGLAIPQDAKDRLLAMTPGSYIGKAVELAKRIA comes from the coding sequence ATGTCCGACACCCGCCCCGACACCCTCTTCGCGCTGAACGCGCTCTCCCCGCTCGACGGCCGTTACGCGTCGAAAACCGAAGCCCTGCGCGAGTGGCTCTCGGAAGCCGCTTTCATGCGCAATCGCGTCACGGTTGAAATCCACTGGCTGATCGCGTTGTCGCACGCCGGATTCGCCGAAGTGCCGCGCTTTTCCGAAGCGTCCGAACAGTTCCTGCTGCAACTGGCCGAGCGCTTCACCGCGCACGACGCCGCGCGCATCAAAGACATCGAGCGCGTGACGAATCACGACGTGAAGGCCGTCGAATACTGGCTGAAGGAATCGGTCAAGGGTCAGGAAGAACTGGAACGTGCGAGCGAGTTCATCCACTTCGCATGTACGTCGGAAGACATCAACAACACGTCGCACGGCCTGATGCTGGCCGGCGCCCGCGAACACGTGATCCTGCCGGCGCTGCGCTCGGTGCATCAGCGCCTCGTCGCGCTGGCGCATGCGCACGCGGAACAGCCGATGCTGTCGCGCACGCACGGCCAGCCGGCCAGCCCGACCACGCTCGGCAAGGAAATGGCGAACGTCGCCGCGCGTCTGGAACGCGCGATCGACCGTATCGCGAAGGTCGAACTGCTCGGCAAGATGAACGGCGCGGTCGGCAACTTCAACGCGCATCTGTCCGCGTATCCGGAGTTCGACTGGGAAGGCTTCTCGCGTGACGTGGTGGAACAGCGCCTGAAGCTCACGTTCAATCCGTACACGATCCAGATCGAGCCGCACGACTACATGGCCGAACTGTTCGACGCGGTGTCGCGCGCCAACACGATCCTGCTGGATCTGGACCGCGATGTGTGGGGCTACATCTCGGTCGGTTACTTCAAGCAACGCACGAAGGCCGGCGAGATCGGTTCGTCGACCATGCCGCACAAGGTCAACCCGATCGATTTCGAAAACTCGGAAGGCAACCTGGGTCTGGCGAACGCTACGCTGCGCCACCTCTCCGACAAGCTGCCGGTGTCGCGCTGGCAGCGCGACCTGACCGACTCGACGGTGCTGCGCAATATCGGCGTCGCGTTCGGTTACTCGCTGCTCGCGTACGACTCGCTGATCCGCGGTCTCGACAAGCTCGAAGTGAACGCGCAACGTCTGAACGAAGACCTCGACAATTGCTGGGAAGTGTTGGCGGAGCCGGTACAAACGGTGATGCGCGTTTACGGCATCGAGAACCCGTATGAGCAGTTGAAGGAACTGACGCGCGGCAAGGGGATCACGCGCGAGGCGCTGCAAACCTTCGTCAGCGGTCTGGCGATTCCGCAAGACGCGAAAGATCGTTTGCTGGCCATGACGCCGGGTTCGTATATCGGCAAGGCCGTGGAACTGGCGAAGCGGATTGCTTGA
- a CDS encoding ShlB/FhaC/HecB family hemolysin secretion/activation protein: MTGRELRARLSVSGPARGGATLASMTCAGALLAGATGSAWAFDPVDPANHAILDQQQQRLLDQAREQRDGLSTREPDASAAAPRASAAQTQDALAGQKCVLVDSVGFAGAALLPDALKQEIASGATGHCLDDAALARILDKANDWYVEQGYVTSHAWLPKRESNSRVLLIEAVEGRVSRVYFADGNGTTRADSAAQMAFAGMAGEPLNLRDVEQGVDQIDRLVPGGVKVAVRAAPQPGYSDVVLSGKPMRLLNFAVSADNSGQKSTGRDMLGAGVTINNAMGLAEQVGASISTTPALHGNRFRRTYNAFATLPLNAWTFSYAAAAGSYAVPLNAYGAAMRYHGSSLQNRFTITRTLARNASRKVDAFVSLSNYTGNTYLEEFQLQNSSERTSTAQAGLNFATRVGRSGYFTFSPAVSQGLPFATRDMSQGGGPSSSFTKLSASASFYLQASQNVALLSSAYAQVAPKALYSSERVLVGGDTSVRGFRDQYLYGNTGAYLRNEVNWTVPLPALGTRVTMMAGIDAGRVVPVAGEPNSGGNVVGAAIGASTSWKSVAASISVGTPLFAPKQLNADPIVLNLRLSSSF; the protein is encoded by the coding sequence TTGACCGGCAGAGAACTTCGCGCGCGCTTATCGGTATCCGGGCCGGCGCGTGGTGGCGCGACGCTGGCGTCGATGACTTGCGCCGGCGCGTTGCTTGCCGGCGCAACTGGCTCAGCGTGGGCATTCGATCCGGTCGACCCCGCCAATCACGCGATCCTGGATCAGCAGCAGCAACGCCTGCTCGATCAGGCACGTGAACAGCGCGACGGTCTCAGCACGCGCGAGCCGGACGCATCCGCCGCGGCGCCGCGAGCCTCCGCCGCACAAACCCAGGACGCCCTCGCCGGGCAGAAGTGCGTGCTGGTCGACAGCGTTGGGTTCGCGGGCGCTGCGCTATTGCCGGATGCGCTGAAGCAGGAGATTGCGTCCGGCGCGACGGGTCATTGCCTCGATGACGCCGCGCTCGCCCGCATCCTCGACAAAGCCAACGATTGGTACGTCGAGCAGGGTTACGTGACGAGCCACGCGTGGCTGCCGAAACGTGAAAGCAACAGTCGGGTGCTGCTGATCGAAGCGGTAGAAGGGCGCGTGTCGCGCGTCTATTTCGCCGACGGTAATGGCACGACTCGCGCTGACAGCGCAGCGCAGATGGCATTCGCCGGCATGGCGGGCGAGCCGCTGAATTTGCGTGACGTCGAGCAGGGCGTCGATCAGATCGACCGGCTAGTGCCTGGCGGCGTAAAGGTTGCGGTGCGCGCCGCGCCGCAACCGGGATACTCGGACGTGGTGCTCTCGGGCAAGCCGATGCGCCTGCTGAATTTTGCCGTGAGCGCGGACAACAGCGGCCAGAAGTCCACCGGCCGCGACATGCTCGGTGCCGGCGTCACGATCAACAATGCGATGGGCCTCGCGGAGCAGGTCGGAGCCTCGATATCCACCACGCCGGCATTGCACGGCAATCGCTTTCGCCGCACGTACAACGCCTTTGCGACGCTGCCGCTCAACGCCTGGACCTTCAGCTACGCGGCCGCGGCCGGCAGCTATGCGGTGCCGTTGAACGCTTACGGCGCGGCCATGCGCTACCACGGCAGCAGCCTGCAAAACCGCTTCACCATCACCCGCACGCTCGCGCGCAATGCGTCGCGCAAAGTGGACGCGTTCGTGTCGCTGTCGAATTACACCGGCAACACCTACCTCGAAGAATTCCAGCTTCAAAACAGTTCCGAGCGCACAAGCACCGCGCAGGCCGGCCTGAACTTCGCGACGCGTGTCGGGCGCTCGGGCTACTTCACCTTCAGCCCGGCGGTCAGCCAGGGGCTGCCGTTCGCGACCCGCGATATGAGCCAGGGCGGTGGACCGTCGTCCAGTTTCACGAAGCTGTCGGCCAGCGCGAGTTTCTACCTGCAAGCCTCGCAGAACGTGGCGCTGTTGTCGTCGGCTTATGCGCAGGTGGCGCCCAAAGCGCTCTATAGCAGCGAGCGCGTGCTGGTCGGCGGGGATACGTCGGTGCGCGGGTTTCGTGATCAGTACCTGTACGGCAACACCGGCGCTTATCTGCGCAATGAAGTGAACTGGACCGTGCCGCTGCCGGCACTCGGCACGCGCGTGACGATGATGGCCGGCATCGACGCGGGCCGGGTCGTGCCCGTCGCGGGCGAACCCAATTCAGGCGGCAACGTGGTGGGCGCGGCGATCGGCGCGTCGACGTCGTGGAAAAGCGTTGCCGCCTCAATTTCGGTCGGTACGCCGTTGTTTGCTCCCAAACAACTGAATGCCGATCCGATTGTCCTCAACCTTCGGTTGAGTTCTTCTTTTTGA
- a CDS encoding gluconokinase, giving the protein MILIAMGVSGAGKTRIGEMLAERLQCPFTDGDAFHSAANKEKMHHGIPLTDEDRWPWLQTIRTAIVEKQTAGETAVFTCSSLKRSYRDVLRNGDKDVCFVYLKGSREVLEERLTTRTGHFFDPSLLQSQLDTLEEPGPDEAITVSIELTPEQIVEEVLKQVETR; this is encoded by the coding sequence ATGATTCTGATCGCAATGGGCGTGTCGGGCGCTGGCAAGACAAGAATTGGCGAAATGCTGGCGGAGCGCCTGCAATGCCCGTTCACCGACGGCGACGCGTTTCACAGCGCCGCCAACAAGGAAAAGATGCACCACGGCATTCCACTCACCGACGAAGATCGCTGGCCGTGGCTGCAAACCATCCGTACCGCGATCGTGGAAAAGCAGACGGCGGGCGAAACGGCGGTGTTCACGTGTTCGTCGCTGAAGCGTTCATACCGGGACGTGCTGCGCAACGGCGATAAAGACGTGTGCTTTGTTTATCTGAAGGGTTCGCGCGAAGTGCTGGAAGAGCGGCTGACTACGCGCACCGGGCACTTCTTCGATCCGTCGCTGCTGCAAAGCCAGCTCGATACGCTGGAAGAGCCGGGCCCGGATGAAGCGATCACGGTGAGCATCGAGCTGACGCCGGAACAGATCGTCGAAGAAGTGTTGAAGCAGGTGGAGACGCGCTAA
- a CDS encoding filamentous hemagglutinin N-terminal domain-containing protein has protein sequence MKQYRLHMISVAALAALGATGSAMAGGIVATGGQTQVSTPGNTPIVNIAGANAAGISRNTFSNFDVDKNGVVFNNLTAAGVSQLAGQLAANANLNGTAAKVIVADVNSVQASQLNGAMEVAGAPAHLMIANAAGISVNGATTINAPVLTLAAANFNPTAASPLGVMVDTNRATPSAIEINGAGLDVGAGQLNLLSRATIVNAAVKGWSINSQNGTQFDGDANGNFTGKLTSNAAGAKPAVALDVSALGGMYANKIVLEGSEHGLGVNNAGVIQAGNGGYAVQMYGADIQGQPGGILASQGSSYTVRAADMAATPDMWRPEQYRGLDEAQIFQLEKQEFKAAADKSNAYNQRFAEDPAKLSDSDKIAQVGGLYEQIQLMRAQQNSDTDPDVIARKAADAAQQAEIARQNAARAAEQAAEQQAAAQAAQQEAQLEAAREADYQAMIAARQAEAKARWEADQAAQSANTADAQQQAAAQQAAFEQQKAADIARQQAEQQVAAQIAQQDAQREAAREADYQAMIAARLAEAKARWEAENAQSAAQATQQISYAPQAQPVTLTARYAE, from the coding sequence ATGAAGCAATATCGTCTCCACATGATCAGCGTTGCCGCACTCGCCGCACTGGGTGCGACCGGCAGCGCGATGGCCGGCGGCATCGTCGCAACGGGCGGACAGACTCAGGTCAGCACGCCGGGCAACACGCCGATCGTCAATATCGCCGGCGCGAACGCGGCGGGTATTTCGCGCAACACGTTCAGCAACTTCGACGTGGACAAGAATGGCGTGGTCTTCAACAACCTGACCGCGGCAGGCGTCAGCCAACTGGCCGGGCAACTCGCCGCCAACGCGAACCTGAACGGTACCGCTGCTAAGGTGATCGTCGCCGACGTCAACTCGGTACAGGCTTCGCAACTGAACGGCGCAATGGAAGTGGCCGGCGCGCCTGCGCATCTGATGATCGCGAACGCGGCAGGCATTTCGGTGAACGGCGCCACGACGATCAACGCGCCGGTCCTGACGCTGGCCGCCGCGAACTTCAACCCCACAGCCGCGAGCCCGCTGGGCGTGATGGTCGATACGAACCGCGCGACCCCGTCCGCGATCGAGATCAACGGCGCGGGCCTCGACGTTGGCGCGGGTCAACTGAACCTGCTGTCGCGCGCGACGATCGTGAATGCCGCAGTCAAGGGCTGGAGCATCAACTCGCAGAACGGCACGCAGTTCGACGGCGACGCGAACGGCAATTTCACCGGCAAGCTGACCTCGAACGCAGCGGGCGCAAAACCGGCGGTGGCGCTCGACGTGTCGGCGCTGGGCGGCATGTACGCGAACAAAATTGTGCTCGAGGGTTCGGAGCACGGTCTCGGCGTGAACAATGCGGGGGTGATTCAGGCCGGTAACGGCGGCTATGCGGTGCAGATGTATGGCGCGGACATTCAAGGGCAGCCGGGTGGCATCCTGGCCTCGCAGGGTTCCAGCTACACCGTGCGTGCTGCCGACATGGCGGCCACGCCGGACATGTGGCGGCCGGAGCAGTATCGCGGACTCGACGAAGCGCAGATTTTCCAGTTGGAAAAGCAGGAATTCAAAGCGGCAGCGGATAAATCTAACGCGTACAACCAGCGTTTCGCTGAAGACCCGGCAAAACTGAGCGATTCGGACAAGATCGCGCAGGTCGGCGGTCTCTATGAGCAGATTCAACTGATGCGGGCGCAGCAGAATTCGGACACCGATCCGGATGTGATCGCCCGCAAGGCAGCGGATGCGGCTCAGCAAGCGGAAATCGCCCGGCAGAACGCGGCGCGCGCGGCCGAACAGGCGGCAGAGCAGCAAGCCGCAGCACAGGCCGCGCAACAGGAAGCGCAACTCGAAGCAGCGCGCGAAGCCGACTACCAGGCCATGATCGCGGCACGGCAGGCGGAAGCCAAGGCACGCTGGGAAGCGGATCAGGCTGCTCAATCGGCAAACACCGCCGACGCCCAGCAGCAAGCCGCAGCGCAGCAAGCCGCGTTCGAGCAGCAAAAGGCCGCGGACATTGCGCGTCAGCAGGCCGAACAGCAAGTCGCGGCACAGATTGCGCAGCAAGACGCGCAGCGCGAGGCCGCGCGCGAAGCCGACTACCAGGCCATGATCGCGGCGCGCCTGGCAGAGGCCAAGGCGCGTTGGGAAGCAGAGAACGCGCAGTCAGCGGCTCAGGCGACCCAGCAAATCAGCTATGCGCCGCAAGCGCAGCCGGTCACGCTGACGGCGCGCTACGCCGAATAA
- the eda gene encoding bifunctional 4-hydroxy-2-oxoglutarate aldolase/2-dehydro-3-deoxy-phosphogluconate aldolase: MTSKTVSDIVRLGPVIPVLAFDSAEQGEHVSRALHAGGVKVLEITLRTAAGLAAIERASQLADDIVVGVGTITKPEHCAQAKKAGAQFGVSPGLTKDMHKAAQDAGLPLLPGVMTPSDIIQALELGYEIVKFFPAQQAGGVPMLQAFHGPFPTLKFCPTGGITAETATHFLSLPNVVCVGGSWLTPKAALAAQNWDEVTRLARAASQLAAPAH, from the coding sequence ATGACATCGAAAACAGTAAGCGATATCGTGCGCCTTGGCCCGGTGATTCCGGTGCTCGCATTCGACTCGGCCGAGCAGGGCGAACACGTGTCGCGCGCACTGCATGCGGGCGGCGTGAAAGTGCTTGAGATCACGCTGCGCACGGCGGCCGGGCTGGCCGCGATCGAACGCGCGAGCCAGCTCGCGGACGACATCGTGGTCGGCGTCGGCACGATCACGAAGCCCGAACACTGCGCGCAGGCGAAGAAAGCGGGTGCGCAGTTCGGCGTCTCGCCGGGCCTGACCAAAGACATGCACAAGGCCGCGCAGGACGCCGGCCTGCCTCTGTTGCCGGGTGTGATGACGCCGAGCGACATCATCCAGGCGCTGGAACTGGGCTACGAGATCGTCAAGTTCTTCCCGGCGCAGCAAGCCGGCGGCGTGCCGATGCTGCAGGCTTTTCATGGTCCGTTCCCGACGCTGAAGTTCTGCCCGACCGGCGGCATCACGGCTGAAACCGCGACGCATTTCCTGTCGCTGCCGAACGTGGTCTGCGTGGGCGGTTCGTGGCTCACGCCGAAAGCCGCGCTGGCCGCGCAGAACTGGGACGAAGTCACGCGTCTCGCGCGTGCCGCGAGCCAGTTGGCCGCGCCGGCGCATTAA
- a CDS encoding MurR/RpiR family transcriptional regulator, which yields MMLSQVEEMRDQLRPSERKLADYIIEAPREVLDLSMTEVAARAGVSQPTIARFCHALGFSGFREFKIRLAQGIAAGVPTVYRDVRPDEGAPGLIAKVFDRTIGTLIEVRNNLSPDSVESAIELLANAARIEFYGAGGSGIAAQDIQHKFFRLGMPSVAYSDPHTYSMSAALLEPGDVVVAVSNTGRTRDIIEAARSALGRGAKVIAITHGSSPLARVATICLFSNVVEETDVFSPMTSRMSHLAIGDILAVGVALSRGPELVERLGQAKGVIGRLRIDGEG from the coding sequence ATGATGCTGTCCCAGGTGGAAGAGATGCGCGACCAGTTGCGCCCGTCCGAGCGCAAGCTGGCCGATTACATCATCGAGGCGCCGCGCGAGGTGCTCGATCTGTCGATGACGGAAGTGGCCGCCCGCGCGGGCGTGAGTCAGCCGACTATCGCGCGGTTTTGTCATGCGCTCGGTTTTTCGGGGTTTCGGGAGTTCAAGATCCGCCTGGCGCAGGGGATCGCGGCGGGCGTGCCGACTGTCTATCGGGACGTGCGGCCGGATGAAGGAGCGCCCGGACTGATTGCGAAGGTGTTCGACCGGACTATCGGGACGTTGATCGAGGTGCGCAATAACCTGTCGCCGGATAGCGTCGAGTCGGCTATCGAGTTGTTAGCGAACGCGGCGCGTATCGAGTTCTACGGTGCGGGCGGCTCGGGGATTGCCGCGCAAGACATTCAGCACAAGTTCTTCCGGCTTGGTATGCCGAGCGTCGCGTACTCCGATCCGCATACGTATTCGATGTCGGCCGCGTTGCTTGAACCCGGCGATGTCGTGGTGGCGGTATCCAATACGGGCCGCACGCGTGACATCATCGAAGCGGCGCGCTCGGCGCTTGGTCGTGGCGCGAAGGTGATCGCGATCACACACGGTAGCTCGCCGCTTGCGCGTGTGGCGACGATCTGTCTGTTCTCCAACGTGGTGGAAGAAACCGATGTGTTTTCGCCGATGACGTCGCGCATGTCGCATCTGGCGATCGGGGACATTCTGGCGGTGGGGGTGGCGCTGAGTCGTGGTCCCGAGCTTGTTGAGCGGTTGGGGCAGGCGAAGGGAGTGATTGGGCGGTTGAGGATCGACGGCGAGGGTTGA